A genomic segment from Desulfovibrio sp. encodes:
- the eutM gene encoding ethanolamine utilization microcompartment protein EutM, which produces MTSSSNALGMIETRGLVGAVEAADAMVKAANVTLIGRSQVGGGLVTVMVRGDVGAVKAATDAGAAAAKKVGELVSVHVIPRPHSEVEMILPTREA; this is translated from the coding sequence ATGACTTCCTCTTCCAACGCTCTGGGCATGATCGAAACCCGTGGCCTCGTCGGCGCTGTCGAAGCCGCTGATGCCATGGTGAAAGCCGCCAACGTTACCCTTATCGGCCGCAGCCAGGTGGGCGGCGGTCTTGTTACCGTGATGGTGCGCGGCGACGTGGGCGCGGTCAAGGCCGCTACCGACGCTGGCGCTGCTGCCGCCAAAAAGGTCGGTGAGCTTGTGAGCGTGCATGTCATCCCCCGCCCCCACAGCGAAGTGGAGATGATCCTGCCCACCCGCGAGGCCTAG
- a CDS encoding 4-hydroxybenzoate octaprenyltransferase: protein MRFFSLSGTRLSTPFGQFGDICRMIKIEHSVFALPYAWAGAFLAARGVPSARSLIFLTIGMIAARSFAMAFNRLADLPFDRDNPRTQQRPLVTGVISQKQTWAFCALMAVIFIVACAALNKVCLWLSVPALLFAAIYSLLKRFTALCHFWLGATLGLAPLAGWLSVNPSSLGLAPILLFWAVTFWVAAFDIYYAFQDMDFDVAFELHSVPATLGADTALTLAAFSHAMTSIFLLLTGYAANLSWPWYIVWFGISVMLLVEHRLMKPQDLRHVNTAFFTLNGIISPVVLIGVLLGIYI, encoded by the coding sequence ATGCGCTTTTTTTCGCTCTCCGGCACCAGGCTTTCCACGCCTTTTGGCCAGTTTGGCGACATCTGCCGGATGATCAAGATCGAGCATTCTGTTTTTGCGCTGCCCTATGCCTGGGCGGGGGCTTTTCTGGCCGCGCGGGGGGTACCCTCTGCCCGCAGCCTGATTTTTCTGACCATTGGCATGATCGCGGCACGCTCGTTTGCCATGGCCTTCAACCGGCTGGCCGACCTCCCCTTTGACCGCGACAACCCACGCACACAGCAGCGCCCCCTTGTCACGGGCGTAATCAGCCAAAAGCAGACCTGGGCATTCTGCGCGCTCATGGCCGTGATTTTTATTGTAGCCTGCGCCGCGCTCAACAAGGTTTGCCTGTGGCTTTCCGTACCTGCGCTGCTGTTTGCTGCCATTTACAGCCTGCTCAAGCGCTTTACGGCCCTGTGCCACTTCTGGCTTGGGGCAACCCTTGGGCTGGCCCCGCTGGCGGGCTGGCTTTCGGTCAATCCTTCAAGCCTTGGTCTTGCGCCCATTTTGCTGTTTTGGGCTGTTACCTTTTGGGTGGCCGCCTTTGATATTTATTACGCCTTTCAGGATATGGATTTTGACGTGGCCTTTGAGCTGCACTCCGTGCCTGCCACCCTTGGAGCAGATACGGCCCTGACGCTGGCGGCTTTTTCTCACGCCATGACGTCCATCTTTCTGCTCCTGACGGGTTATGCCGCAAACCTTTCCTGGCCGTGGTACATTGTATGGTTTGGCATCAGCGTAATGCTGCTGGTGGAACACAGGCTCATGAAGCCCCAGGACCTGCGCCACGTGAATACGGCTTTCTTTACACTCAACGGCATCATTTCGCCGGTCGTGCTGATCGGCGTGCTGCTGGGCATTTACATCTGA
- a CDS encoding phosphate propanoyltransferase — MNNQVINEQTVRTILADVVRKALAGQGAQACSAQMHAGPIPVEISARHVHLSNDDAIALFGEALRPERPLSQPGQFLSSGRVRLIGPKGVMDKVAILGPSRGVSQVEISKTDARILGIDPPVRQSGDIRETPGVILASATGIVGLETGVIVAARHIHMHTDDARRFGLKDKDMVDVRLETERPMILENVLVRVSDDFKLAMHIDADEGNSSGWKPGTNGTIIGHSRG; from the coding sequence ATGAACAATCAAGTGATAAACGAACAGACCGTCAGAACCATTCTGGCGGACGTGGTGCGCAAGGCTCTGGCTGGGCAGGGCGCACAGGCATGCAGCGCGCAGATGCACGCCGGGCCTATCCCGGTGGAAATTTCGGCGCGGCACGTCCATTTGAGCAACGATGACGCCATCGCACTTTTTGGCGAGGCCCTTCGGCCTGAGCGTCCGCTTTCACAACCTGGGCAGTTTTTGAGCTCCGGGCGTGTGCGCCTCATCGGCCCCAAGGGCGTCATGGACAAGGTTGCCATTCTCGGCCCTTCACGCGGTGTTTCGCAGGTTGAAATTTCCAAGACCGACGCGCGCATTCTGGGCATTGACCCGCCCGTGCGCCAGAGCGGCGACATCAGGGAAACCCCTGGCGTCATTCTTGCCTCGGCCACCGGCATTGTGGGGCTCGAAACCGGCGTTATCGTGGCCGCCCGCCACATTCACATGCACACAGACGATGCCCGCCGTTTTGGCCTCAAGGACAAGGACATGGTTGATGTGCGCCTTGAAACCGAGCGTCCCATGATTCTCGAAAATGTTCTGGTGCGCGTCAGCGACGATTTCAAGCTGGCCATGCACATTGATGCGGACGAGGGCAACAGCTCTGGCTGGAAGCCCGGCACCAACGGAACCATCATCGGGCACAGCAGGGGCTGA
- a CDS encoding BMC domain-containing protein, with the protein MEEVKQRVIQEYVPGRQITLAHLIASPQRDIYIKLGLDDETATAIGILTITPSEGVIIAADIATKAAAVGIGFLDRFGGSLLLTGDVASVEAALREVLRYFGSVLHYDLTELTRS; encoded by the coding sequence ATGGAAGAAGTAAAGCAGCGCGTCATTCAGGAATATGTGCCAGGCAGGCAGATAACCCTGGCGCATCTGATAGCCAGCCCCCAACGCGATATTTACATCAAGCTGGGGCTGGACGACGAAACCGCCACGGCCATTGGCATTTTGACCATCACACCCAGCGAGGGCGTGATCATCGCCGCCGACATTGCCACCAAGGCCGCAGCGGTGGGCATTGGCTTTCTTGACCGGTTTGGCGGTTCGCTGCTGCTTACCGGCGACGTTGCCAGCGTAGAGGCCGCCCTGCGTGAAGTACTGCGCTATTTTGGCTCGGTGCTGCACTACGACCTGACAGAACTGACCCGTTCATAG
- a CDS encoding BMC domain-containing protein, which yields MATMTDALGMIETRGLVGAVEAADAMVKAANVTLIGREQVGSGLVTVMVRGDVGAVKAATDAGAAAASRVGELVSVHVIPRPHEEVEMILPKRK from the coding sequence ATGGCGACGATGACTGACGCATTGGGCATGATTGAAACCCGTGGTCTTGTGGGCGCCGTGGAAGCGGCCGATGCCATGGTGAAGGCCGCCAACGTGACCCTGATCGGCCGTGAACAGGTTGGTTCTGGCCTGGTGACCGTGATGGTGCGTGGCGATGTGGGTGCCGTTAAGGCCGCCACCGATGCTGGTGCTGCCGCCGCTTCCCGCGTGGGTGAGCTGGTGAGCGTGCACGTGATCCCCCGTCCCCACGAAGAAGTGGAAATGATTCTGCCCAAGCGCAAGTGA
- a CDS encoding BMC domain-containing protein: MDTLGIVDSRSIAAGAELADIMLKAAPVVLVRASVVCAGRFLILVEGDREAVETSVRAAVDSGWHLAGSYVVSHVSPQVLGALRREPVQPRGRALGVIECRNAADGVIAADGAVKRADVALVRMVLGQGIGGKSYFVLTGDVEAVREAAAASAAILGKSLLQQVVIPQPDPAVTKALAGMAAHNVSQASSARRESPAEG; this comes from the coding sequence ATGGATACCCTTGGCATTGTGGACAGCCGCAGCATCGCCGCTGGCGCAGAACTGGCTGACATCATGCTCAAGGCTGCGCCGGTCGTACTGGTGCGGGCCTCTGTTGTCTGTGCCGGGCGTTTTCTCATTCTTGTGGAAGGCGATCGCGAGGCCGTGGAAACATCGGTTCGCGCCGCTGTTGATTCTGGCTGGCATCTGGCGGGCAGTTACGTGGTTTCGCACGTGTCGCCGCAGGTGTTGGGTGCCTTGCGCCGCGAACCGGTGCAGCCGAGAGGCCGCGCACTTGGTGTTATTGAATGCCGCAACGCCGCCGACGGCGTTATCGCCGCCGACGGGGCAGTGAAGCGGGCCGACGTGGCCCTTGTGCGCATGGTGCTGGGCCAAGGCATTGGAGGCAAATCCTACTTTGTCCTCACCGGCGATGTGGAGGCAGTGCGTGAAGCTGCCGCTGCTTCTGCCGCCATTCTGGGCAAAAGCCTGTTGCAGCAGGTGGTTATTCCGCAACCTGATCCTGCTGTAACAAAGGCACTGGCGGGTATGGCCGCCCATAACGTCAGTCAAGCATCCTCCGCCAGGCGCGAGAGCCCGGCTGAGGGATAG
- a CDS encoding BMC domain-containing protein gives MKLRTIGCVELSSIGMGMQTADEMVKAANVELVMARTTCPGRYLIVVTGDTGAVTSSVQTGLHLGADMVVDSFVIPNVHESVIPAMNGTAIHDRINALGIIETYTAASCVLAADAAAKAGEVSLLDLRLSAGLGGKAFVVMTGEVSAVQSSVDAGAANVTDGGPVVSKIVIPSPSEDLKRQLL, from the coding sequence ATGAAATTACGTACTATAGGCTGTGTTGAACTGAGCAGCATCGGCATGGGCATGCAGACTGCGGACGAAATGGTCAAGGCTGCCAATGTGGAACTTGTCATGGCTCGTACCACCTGCCCGGGCCGCTATCTTATTGTTGTTACCGGTGACACTGGCGCAGTGACGAGCTCCGTACAAACAGGTTTGCACCTGGGAGCGGACATGGTGGTGGATTCGTTCGTGATCCCCAATGTGCACGAAAGCGTCATTCCGGCCATGAATGGAACCGCCATTCACGACCGCATCAACGCGCTGGGCATTATTGAAACCTACACTGCCGCATCCTGCGTACTGGCGGCCGATGCAGCTGCCAAGGCCGGTGAGGTCAGCCTGCTTGACCTGCGCCTTTCGGCCGGGCTTGGCGGCAAGGCCTTTGTGGTCATGACCGGCGAGGTCAGCGCCGTGCAGTCTTCGGTGGACGCTGGCGCGGCCAACGTGACCGACGGCGGCCCCGTGGTGAGCAAGATTGTCATTCCCTCACCCAGCGAAGATCTGAAACGGCAGCTGCTGTAA
- a CDS encoding 1-propanol dehydrogenase PduQ — protein sequence MTQFYGKTKICYGPYALETLESFPARHAFVVTDPFMVKSGFADQAISHLKRKGIGYSVFSGVEPDPTLQAVVEATGHFLRSRSDMIVALGGGSAIDMAKAIAYFGNKADGGRKAMLVAIPTTSGTGSEVTSIAVITDKANAVKIPLNDESLIPDAAILDARFTRTVPPHVTASTGMDVLTHAIEAYTSRYSNVFTAIYAERAIRNVFNYLQRAYDHGDDMVARDNMLIGSCMAGLAFTNSGLGVTHSLAHSLGGQFHIPHGLANAVLLPYVISFNSFDAGVKYREIAEMIGLPSATVEEGTRNLVNAVRDLNTAMHIPARVRELKVDEQEYHRGLEAMAANALEDICTRSNPRLPSRDDLVLLLESAW from the coding sequence GTGACCCAGTTTTATGGAAAAACGAAGATCTGCTATGGCCCTTATGCTCTGGAAACGCTCGAATCGTTTCCGGCGCGGCACGCCTTTGTGGTAACAGACCCATTCATGGTCAAGAGCGGCTTTGCCGATCAGGCCATCAGCCACCTGAAGCGCAAGGGTATTGGCTACAGCGTTTTTTCCGGTGTGGAGCCTGACCCCACGCTGCAGGCCGTGGTTGAAGCAACGGGGCATTTCCTGCGCAGCAGGTCAGACATGATTGTTGCCCTTGGCGGCGGTTCGGCCATCGACATGGCCAAGGCCATCGCCTACTTCGGTAACAAGGCCGACGGCGGGCGCAAGGCGATGCTGGTGGCCATACCCACCACCAGCGGCACGGGGTCTGAGGTAACGTCCATTGCGGTAATAACCGACAAGGCCAATGCCGTAAAAATTCCGCTTAATGATGAATCTCTCATTCCTGATGCGGCCATTCTTGATGCCCGCTTTACCCGCACGGTACCCCCGCACGTCACTGCCTCAACGGGTATGGACGTGCTTACCCATGCGATAGAGGCCTACACCTCGCGTTACAGCAACGTATTTACGGCTATTTATGCCGAAAGGGCCATCAGGAACGTATTCAACTACTTGCAGCGTGCATATGACCACGGCGACGACATGGTCGCGCGCGACAACATGCTGATCGGTTCGTGCATGGCCGGTCTGGCGTTTACCAACAGCGGGCTGGGCGTCACGCACAGTCTGGCCCACAGCCTTGGCGGGCAGTTCCACATTCCGCACGGTTTGGCCAATGCGGTGCTGCTGCCCTATGTTATCAGCTTCAACAGCTTTGACGCTGGCGTAAAATACCGCGAAATCGCTGAAATGATCGGTCTGCCCTCGGCAACAGTCGAGGAAGGCACGCGCAACCTCGTCAATGCCGTGCGCGACCTCAACACCGCCATGCACATTCCCGCACGCGTGCGGGAGCTCAAGGTGGACGAACAGGAATATCACCGTGGCCTTGAGGCCATGGCGGCCAACGCTCTTGAAGATATCTGCACGCGCAGCAACCCCCGGCTGCCGTCGCGCGATGATCTTGTATTGCTACTCGAGAGCGCGTGGTAG
- a CDS encoding 4Fe-4S dicluster domain-containing protein, which produces MGKPIVEAIRVAGVVGAGGAGLPAHVKADATAQTVLVNGASCEPLLMSDPFLMETQADTLMRGLKTMMDCTGAANGIICLKGKHAGAMRSVREAADRLGEGRISVFELGDFYPAGDEQVMVYEVLGKVVPERGIPLQIGAVVSNVESLCNVAHAMEGAPVTHRYLTVGCEVARPMVVRVPVGTLVSDVLAFAGGPTISEYRVVDGGPMMGRVLADAQQSVTKTTSGLLVLPPDHNVVARKVMDPAKVRRITNTVCCQCSQCTDMCPRSLLGHSLHPHKLMRVLNGQTLEQPVAKEALLCSECGICEKFACPMGISPREVNALLKKELMGAGIKWEYDGHPLTPSRFRDERRIPTSRLVKRLGLAGYEAHPPFVGDFEPAEVRIPLRQHIGAPAVAVVSAGQNVKVGDVIGEIPEKAMGARVHASINGVVTAVENGMVTIKGQGR; this is translated from the coding sequence ATGGGAAAACCCATAGTTGAGGCCATCCGCGTTGCCGGTGTTGTTGGCGCGGGCGGAGCAGGCCTGCCAGCACATGTGAAGGCAGACGCCACGGCCCAAACGGTACTGGTGAACGGGGCTTCGTGCGAACCCCTGCTCATGAGCGACCCTTTCCTCATGGAGACTCAGGCAGATACGCTGATGCGGGGCCTGAAAACCATGATGGACTGCACTGGGGCCGCCAACGGCATTATCTGTCTCAAAGGCAAGCACGCAGGGGCCATGCGTAGTGTGCGTGAAGCTGCCGACCGACTGGGCGAAGGCCGCATTTCGGTTTTTGAGCTGGGCGATTTTTACCCTGCCGGCGACGAGCAGGTCATGGTGTATGAAGTGCTGGGCAAGGTAGTGCCAGAGAGGGGTATTCCCCTGCAGATCGGCGCTGTTGTCAGCAATGTGGAATCACTTTGCAATGTTGCCCACGCCATGGAAGGCGCACCCGTCACCCACCGTTACCTTACGGTAGGCTGTGAGGTTGCCCGCCCCATGGTGGTGCGCGTGCCTGTAGGCACGCTGGTTTCAGATGTGCTGGCCTTTGCGGGCGGCCCCACCATCAGCGAGTACCGCGTGGTGGACGGCGGCCCCATGATGGGCCGGGTTCTGGCCGATGCCCAGCAGTCTGTCACCAAGACCACCAGCGGCCTGCTGGTGCTGCCGCCCGACCATAACGTGGTGGCGCGCAAGGTCATGGATCCCGCCAAGGTGCGGCGTATCACCAATACCGTGTGCTGCCAGTGTTCGCAGTGCACAGACATGTGCCCCCGCAGCCTGCTTGGGCACAGCCTGCACCCGCACAAGCTCATGCGGGTTCTGAACGGCCAGACTCTTGAGCAGCCCGTGGCCAAAGAGGCCCTGCTGTGCTCCGAATGCGGCATCTGCGAAAAATTTGCCTGCCCCATGGGCATTTCGCCCCGCGAAGTAAACGCCCTGCTGAAAAAAGAGCTCATGGGCGCAGGCATCAAATGGGAATACGACGGTCACCCCCTGACCCCCTCGCGTTTCAGGGATGAGCGCCGCATTCCCACCAGCCGCCTTGTCAAAAGGCTTGGGCTGGCCGGGTACGAAGCACATCCGCCTTTTGTGGGTGATTTTGAACCGGCAGAAGTACGCATTCCTTTGCGCCAGCATATTGGCGCGCCCGCGGTGGCCGTGGTCAGCGCAGGGCAGAACGTAAAGGTTGGCGATGTTATTGGCGAAATACCTGAAAAAGCCATGGGCGCGCGCGTTCACGCCAGCATCAACGGCGTGGTCACGGCAGTGGAAAACGGTATGGTAACCATCAAGGGGCAGGGCAGGTAA
- the yjgA gene encoding ribosome biogenesis factor YjgA, which translates to MPRKKQYQWKNSDEAEGFDSLPPSRSEKKRQSIALQNMGEELTRLGPQEVKNLDLPADLKEALQLYARIGDHEGRRRQMQFIGRVMREINPAPIRAMLDARREVSAAATAALHKAEQWRDRLLTADEAELTGLIDTLLAARPAQPESDATEEADIRSGKKPLGADELRIMAAAARKEAAENTTPQARRALFRAIHGMLG; encoded by the coding sequence ATGCCGCGCAAAAAACAGTATCAATGGAAGAACAGCGACGAGGCCGAGGGCTTTGATTCCCTGCCGCCAAGCCGCTCTGAAAAAAAACGCCAGAGCATTGCCTTGCAAAACATGGGCGAGGAGCTGACGCGCCTTGGCCCGCAGGAGGTCAAAAATCTTGACCTGCCCGCAGACCTCAAGGAAGCACTGCAACTTTACGCCCGTATAGGCGACCACGAAGGCCGCCGCCGCCAGATGCAGTTCATTGGCCGTGTCATGCGCGAGATAAATCCAGCGCCCATCCGGGCCATGCTGGATGCGCGCCGCGAGGTTTCTGCGGCAGCCACCGCCGCCCTGCACAAGGCAGAGCAATGGCGCGACCGGCTGTTGACTGCCGACGAGGCAGAGCTCACGGGGCTGATTGACACCCTGCTTGCCGCAAGACCAGCGCAGCCCGAATCAGATGCCACGGAAGAAGCGGACATCAGGTCGGGTAAAAAGCCCCTTGGGGCAGATGAGCTGCGCATCATGGCCGCAGCCGCCCGCAAGGAAGCGGCAGAAAACACAACTCCCCAGGCTCGCCGGGCTCTCTTTCGCGCCATTCACGGCATGCTGGGCTAA
- the eutJ gene encoding ethanolamine utilization protein EutJ yields the protein MDFTAADKLMAELEQRRHTPLEVSPSEPLYVGVDLGTAYIVVVVVNAAKEPVACAMRFAQVVKDGLVVDYSGGMRIVRELTQELEERLGRKLEKAAIAVPPGTSERDCATHRYVVEGAGYQVTALLDEPTAANSVLNVRDGAIVDIGGGTTGISVLEKGKVVYVADEPTGGTHVSLVLAGNYDITFEEAEDLKKDAARQKEILPVVRPVVEKMASIVKRHIESRNVSALYLVGGTCCLEGMEGVIEKYTGVPTFKPANPFLVTPLGIALNCRD from the coding sequence ATGGATTTTACCGCCGCCGACAAACTCATGGCCGAGCTGGAACAGCGCCGCCACACCCCCCTTGAGGTAAGCCCTTCCGAGCCCCTCTATGTGGGTGTTGACCTTGGAACCGCCTACATCGTTGTGGTGGTTGTCAATGCCGCCAAAGAGCCCGTGGCCTGCGCCATGCGCTTTGCCCAGGTGGTCAAGGACGGTCTGGTGGTTGACTATTCCGGCGGCATGCGCATTGTGCGCGAGCTGACGCAGGAACTGGAAGAACGCCTTGGCCGCAAGCTTGAAAAAGCCGCCATCGCCGTGCCCCCCGGCACGAGCGAGCGCGACTGCGCCACCCACCGTTACGTTGTGGAGGGCGCTGGCTATCAGGTTACTGCCCTGCTGGATGAGCCCACGGCGGCCAACAGCGTTCTCAACGTGCGCGACGGGGCCATTGTGGACATTGGCGGCGGTACAACGGGCATATCCGTGCTTGAAAAGGGCAAGGTTGTCTACGTGGCCGACGAACCCACGGGCGGAACGCACGTTTCGCTGGTGCTCGCCGGCAACTACGACATCACTTTTGAAGAGGCGGAAGACCTGAAAAAAGATGCCGCCCGCCAAAAGGAAATTCTGCCCGTGGTGCGCCCCGTGGTGGAAAAAATGGCTTCCATTGTCAAAAGGCACATCGAGAGCCGCAATGTGTCCGCTCTCTACCTTGTGGGCGGTACCTGCTGCCTCGAGGGCATGGAAGGCGTGATTGAAAAATATACTGGCGTGCCCACGTTCAAGCCCGCCAATCCTTTTCTGGTGACGCCCCTGGGCATAGCCCTCAACTGCAGGGATTAG
- a CDS encoding acetaldehyde dehydrogenase (acetylating), with protein MVDKDLLSIQEARALVRAARKAQPEFAQLSQERVDEVVKAVAEAAAAQAEVLANMAVEETGFGRPQDKKIKNLLASEKVYACIKDMKTIGVLHSNPSTKVVEIAVPVGVIAGIVPSTNPTSTVIYKSLIALKSGNAIVFTPHPSARNCIAKTVEVIQGALRGCHVSPDLVGSISMPSIEGTNELMKISDLILATGGPGMVKAAYSSGTPALGVGAGNVPAFIERSADIEDAVSKIMSSKTFDNGTICASEQSIVTESCIADKVRATLEAQGGYFLTGEKLEKVKRVMERGNGSMNPAIVGRDALSIAHVSGIDVPAGTRLLISDEKGVGPKYPFSKEKLTALLGFYVVEDWHEACELCTALLHNGGVGHSMAIHSRNEEVIREFGLKKPVSRMLVNTPSTQGAVGISTGLFPSFTLGCGAVGGSATSDNVTPLNLMNVRRVAYDLNSQCGCCAAPAHHATAACGVSTAPATHYPPSAGVAGCCCHGANHDAVVAPQTAAHAGGTLDINAVTEMIVAELKKVL; from the coding sequence ATGGTTGATAAGGATTTACTTTCCATTCAGGAAGCCCGCGCCCTGGTTCGCGCGGCGCGCAAGGCCCAGCCGGAATTTGCGCAGCTCAGCCAGGAACGTGTGGACGAGGTTGTGAAGGCTGTTGCCGAAGCTGCCGCCGCCCAGGCCGAAGTTCTGGCCAACATGGCGGTGGAAGAAACAGGCTTTGGCCGCCCGCAGGACAAGAAAATCAAGAATCTTCTTGCCAGTGAAAAGGTCTATGCCTGCATCAAGGACATGAAAACCATTGGCGTGCTGCATTCCAACCCCAGCACCAAGGTGGTTGAGATTGCCGTGCCCGTGGGCGTGATTGCCGGTATCGTGCCTTCCACCAACCCCACCTCCACGGTCATCTACAAGTCGCTTATCGCGCTCAAGTCTGGCAACGCCATTGTGTTTACGCCGCACCCCAGCGCGCGCAACTGCATTGCCAAGACTGTCGAGGTCATTCAGGGCGCTCTGCGTGGCTGCCACGTTTCGCCCGATCTGGTCGGCAGCATCAGCATGCCCTCCATTGAAGGCACCAACGAACTGATGAAGATTTCTGACCTCATTCTGGCCACCGGCGGCCCCGGCATGGTCAAGGCCGCATACAGCTCCGGCACCCCCGCCCTGGGCGTTGGCGCGGGCAACGTGCCTGCCTTCATTGAACGCAGCGCCGATATTGAAGACGCCGTAAGCAAGATCATGAGCAGCAAGACCTTTGACAATGGTACCATCTGCGCTTCCGAGCAGTCCATCGTCACCGAATCCTGCATTGCCGACAAGGTTCGCGCCACTCTGGAAGCCCAGGGCGGCTATTTCCTCACCGGCGAAAAGCTCGAAAAGGTCAAGCGCGTCATGGAACGCGGCAACGGCAGCATGAACCCCGCCATTGTGGGACGCGACGCTCTCAGCATCGCCCATGTGTCTGGCATCGACGTGCCTGCGGGAACCCGTCTGCTCATTTCGGACGAAAAGGGCGTTGGACCCAAGTATCCTTTCTCCAAGGAAAAGCTCACCGCGCTTCTGGGCTTCTATGTGGTTGAAGACTGGCACGAAGCCTGCGAACTGTGCACGGCCCTGCTGCACAACGGCGGCGTGGGCCACTCCATGGCCATTCATTCGCGCAACGAAGAAGTGATCCGTGAATTCGGTCTGAAAAAGCCCGTTTCGCGCATGCTGGTCAACACGCCCTCCACCCAGGGTGCTGTGGGCATCTCCACCGGGCTCTTCCCGTCCTTTACCCTGGGCTGCGGCGCAGTGGGCGGCAGTGCCACCTCTGACAACGTTACGCCCCTCAACCTTATGAACGTGCGTCGCGTGGCTTACGACCTCAACTCCCAGTGCGGCTGCTGCGCTGCCCCCGCGCACCACGCAACTGCTGCCTGCGGCGTTTCAACCGCTCCTGCCACGCATTATCCGCCCTCTGCTGGGGTTGCCGGTTGCTGCTGCCATGGTGCCAACCATGACGCCGTGGTGGCTCCCCAGACTGCCGCCCATGCTGGCGGCACGCTGGACATCAATGCCGTTACCGAAATGATCGTGGCTGAACTGAAAAAGGTTCTGTAA
- a CDS encoding EutP/PduV family microcompartment system protein yields the protein MLIGEKGVGRRSLVHALGFAPPAGLCPLAVEYAGPFVLPPAEFMENRRFYRALITSAMECRTLVFVQDATRATSAFPPGFARTFNQRVLGLITKPDSPRANTARAGRFLASAGLQAIHTVNILEGAESAAMKEFAREIF from the coding sequence ATGCTGATTGGAGAAAAGGGCGTGGGCAGGCGTAGTCTTGTCCACGCCTTGGGCTTTGCGCCGCCTGCTGGTCTGTGCCCGCTGGCGGTGGAATACGCTGGCCCTTTTGTGTTGCCGCCAGCAGAATTTATGGAAAACAGGCGGTTTTACCGCGCCCTCATTACCTCTGCCATGGAGTGCCGTACCCTTGTTTTTGTGCAGGATGCCACCCGTGCAACCTCTGCCTTTCCCCCCGGTTTTGCGCGCACCTTTAACCAGCGCGTGCTGGGCCTCATTACCAAGCCAGACAGCCCCAGGGCCAACACTGCCCGCGCAGGGCGTTTTTTGGCCAGCGCCGGGTTGCAGGCTATCCACACCGTAAATATTCTTGAAGGTGCCGAAAGTGCGGCCATGAAAGAGTTTGCGCGGGAGATATTCTGA
- a CDS encoding EutN/CcmL family microcompartment protein encodes MLIGIVVGNVWATRKEDSLNGLKLMVVQRLDLAHNKLAESFVAVDCVGAGIGERVLITTGSSARKALYNQESPVDAAIVGILDQEEMMGKLPEVN; translated from the coding sequence ATGCTGATAGGCATTGTTGTCGGTAACGTTTGGGCCACCCGTAAGGAAGACTCCCTTAACGGACTGAAGCTCATGGTGGTGCAGCGTCTTGACCTTGCGCACAACAAGCTGGCCGAAAGCTTTGTAGCCGTGGACTGCGTTGGTGCCGGTATCGGCGAACGCGTTCTCATCACCACGGGCAGCTCTGCGCGCAAGGCCCTGTATAATCAGGAATCGCCGGTAGACGCCGCCATTGTGGGTATTCTTGATCAGGAAGAAATGATGGGCAAGCTGCCGGAGGTCAATTAG